The following proteins are encoded in a genomic region of Salmo salar unplaced genomic scaffold, Ssal_v3.1, whole genome shotgun sequence:
- the LOC123738507 gene encoding carbohydrate sulfotransferase 3: MRMKYTISLVFIVALVIIEKENNIISRVSDKLTPKQTPQTPLQPSNSAPASALGLLKFNGSSFTTLSKLDPVFTIMKRRLENYTEQRSEVIGSAGNRKHILLLATTRTGSSFVGEFFNQQGDNMFYLFEPLWHVERSLTLESGGTNATAAARAYREVLQGLFLCDFTPLESFIDPLPVDHVTSALFRRESSSSLCEESVCSPFVKKVFERYHCRTRNCGPLNLTMASESCQQKEHRAIKSVRVRQLETLRPLAEDPRLDIKFIQLVRDPRAVLASRMVAFSAKYNNWKKWAVDGDVPIDDDEVRKLKGNCDNIRMSAEVGLRQPSWLRRRYMLVRYEDIARFPMRKAAEMYKFTGIPFTPQVKDWVLKNTQASNEASGVYSTQKNSSEQVEKWRFSIPYKLAQVVQRVCGPTMKLFGYRFVNSEAMLTDKSISLIEEKIFIQNFS; encoded by the exons ATGAGGATGAAATACACAATCTCCCTTGTCTTCATTGTGGCACTGGTCATCATTGAGAAGGAAAACAACATTATCTCACG GGTTTCAGACAAGCTCACCCCAAAGCAGACCCCCCAGACACCCCTCCAGCCCAGTAACTctgccccagcctcagccctggGTCTCCTGAAGTTTAATGGCTCCTCCTTCACTACCCTGAGCAAACTGGACCCTGTCTTCACCATCATGAAGAGACGCCTGGAGAACTACACCGAGCAGAG GTCAGAGGTCATAGGGTCAGCAGGAAACAGAAAGCACATCCTCCTATTGGCCACTACGCGGACAGGCTCCTCCTTCGTGGGCGAGTTCTTCAACCAGCAGGGAGACAACATGTTCTACCTGTTCGAGCCGCTGTGGCACGTCGAGAGGTCGCTGACGTTAGAGAGCGGCGGGACCAACGCCACAGCCGCCGCCCGGGCCTACCGGGAAGTCCTCCAGGGGCTCTTCCTGTGTGACTTCACCCCTCTGGAGAGCTTTATTGACCCACTTCCTGTAGACCACGTTACCTCAGCCCTGTTCAGGAGAGAATCTAGCAGCTCTCTCTGTGAGGAGTCCGTCTGTAGCCCGTTCGTTAAGAAAGTCTTTGAACGCTACCATTGCCGGACCAGGAACTGTGGTCCCCTCAACCTGACCATGGCGTCCGAGTCATGCCAGCAGAAGGAGCACAGGGCCATTAAATCCGTCCGGGTGCGTCAGCTGGAGACCCTGAGACCCCTCGCTGAGGACCCTCGTCTGGATATCAAGTTCATCCAGCTGGTGAGGGACCCCAGGGCGGTTCTGGCCTCCCGCATGGTGGCCTTCTCCGCCAAGTACAACAACTGGAAGAAGTGGGCCGTGGACGGAGACGTGCCCATTGACGACGACGAGGTGAGGAAGCTGAAAGGGAACTGCGACAATATCAGGATGTCTGCGGAGGTTGGCCTGAGGCAGCCGTCGTGGCTGAGGCGGAGGTACATGCTAGTACGGTACGAGGATATCGCTAGATTCCCTATGAGGAAGGCAGCGGAGATGTACAAGTTTACCGGGATCCCGTTCACTCCTCAGGTGAAAGACTGGGTGTTAAAGAACACCCAGGCTTCCAATGAGGCTAGTGGAGTGTATTCAACACAGAAGAACTCCTCCGAGCAAGTAGAGAAATGGAGGTTCAGCATACCGTACAAACTAGCCCAGGTGGTGCAGAGGGTTTGTGGACCCACGATGAAACTGTTTGGGTACAGGTTTGTGAACAGTGAGGCCATGCTGACGGACAAGTCTATCAGTTTGATCGAAGAAAAGATTTTCATACAAAACTTTTCATAG